The Erigeron canadensis isolate Cc75 chromosome 4, C_canadensis_v1, whole genome shotgun sequence genome window below encodes:
- the LOC122597804 gene encoding glutamate receptor 2.7-like isoform X1 — protein MENSCNHMLIFAVIFNSLICMVNGKTMIDVGVILDMETSIGKMTSTCILMAIHDFYEKHSNYTTMIHPHFRDSKQDNVRAASAAIDLLKNVQVMAILGPQTSSQAAFVIDIGNTSRVPIISPATSPSLSPTHNVYFIRIAPDSSSQLKPIAELIKYFGWREVALIYEDSEYGRGLVPYFTDVMLAIGTKLMPGTIIYPSASDDSILKKLYKLKGMQTRVFVVHALPALASHFFKKVTEAGMMVEGYVWIITEVLTSRLHSLDPTDIDLMQGVLGVKSYIPRSSDLITFEKRWKQEFWSQNPNYEMVELDMFGLWAYDSIFALAMALEKISSEAKTTFQREMESSTDLDTIGTSEIGSRLVPWIRNSSFKGLSGEFHVVDGQLQWSDYQIVNIIGMRENPIGFWTPKNGILKKLNNQTKGLRAIIWPGDSHVIPKGLKISTINILRVGVPFKSGFQDFLDCKINPQTQQVVVTGFCVDIFEAVVRTLPYSLKHEFIPFVGSDGKSAGTYDDLLRSLANRKYDAVVGDITVSASRSEYVDFTFPYTEAGTAMIVRIKDEKKSTWIFMRPLEKELWIATGALFIYTGIVIWVLERRVNEEFRGSSRDQVGMIFWFSFSTLVYAHREKLMSNLSRFVVIVWVFVVLVLTSSYTASLTSMLTVQQLQPTDIFQIMRKGESVGYQQGSFTRYTLKTIGFDDSKLKSYGSFEQYDEALQKGSQNGGVSAIFDELPYLRAFMVKYCTKYTMTGYTNNTAGFGFAFPKGSPLVHDFSTAVLQVRKHQTANISIQWFGESAGCDQKNETSVEPNRLTLDRFKGLFFIAMLSSTSALVFFFFMVLYQNREMLVSHDSIAQKIVVIAKTFNEFKDSKSQNTSAAEAVDEPVGEDNISSSPTSDHPEVRVISPGEDTSSTEPGTPVPDTIQGLSTTELGTPGPNTNGLQVVETTTQN, from the exons atggagAATAGTTGTAATCATATGCTAATCTTTGCTGTTATATTCAATAGTTTGATATGTATGGTAAATGGAAAAACAATGATAGATGTAGGAGTGATTCTTGATATGGAAACCAGCATTGGTAAGATGACTAGCACTTGCATTTTAATGGCGATACATGATTTCTATGAGAAGCACAGCAATTACACCACCATGATTCACCCACACTTTCGTGATTCCAAGCAAGACAACGTTCGAGCTGCTTCTGCAGCCATTGACCTCTTGAAAAATGTCCAAGTCATGGCGATTCTGGGACCCCAGACTTCCTCACAAGCAGCTTTCGTGATTGACATTGGCAACACATCAAGGGTTCCAATTATCTCACCCGCAACAAGCCCCTCCCTTTCCCCAACTCACAATGTCTATTTCATCCGTATTGCAcctgattcttcttctcaactTAAACCCATAGCAGAATTGATCAAATACTTTGGCTGGAGGGAAGTGGCGCTTATTTATGAAGATAGTGAATACGGAAGAGGCCTTGTTCCTTATTTCACTGATGTCATGTTGGCTATTGGTACCAAACTCATGCCGGGCACCATCATATATCCTTCTGCTTCAGATGATTCTATCCTTAAAAAACTCTACAAACTAAAGGGGATGCAGACCAGGGTCTTCGTGGTACATGCGTTACCAGCTTTGGCTTCACATTTTTTCAAGAAAGTAACTGAAGCAGGAATGATGGTAGAAGGGTATGTCTGGATTATCACGGAAGTTCTCACCAGTCGTTTGCATTCTTTGGATCCCACGGACATAGATTTGATGCAGGGCGTACTGGGTGTGAAGTCATATATCCCTAGGTCCAGCGACCTAATCACCTTTGAGAAAAGGTGGAAACAAGAATTCTGGAGTCAGAATCCAAACTACGAAATGGTGGAATTAGACATGTTCGGGTTATGGGCATATGATTCTATTTTTGCTCTAGCTATGGCGCTGGAAAAGATCTCAAGTGAAGCTAAGACTACCTTCCAGCGAGAAATGGAATCTTCAACAGATTTGGATACCATAGGAACCTCAGAGATAGGGTCGAGGCTCGTTCCATGGATCCGGAACTCAAGCTTTAAAGGGTTGAGTGGCGAGTTTCATGTTGTTGATGGACAACTGCAATGGTCAGACTACCAAATAGTTAACATAATAGGAATGCGGGAGAACCCTATCGGGTTTTGGACTCCCAAAAATGGCATCTTAAAGAAACTAAACAATCAAACCAAGGGTCTTAGGGCTATCATATGGCCCGGTGATAGTCATGTCATCCCTAAAGGCCTGAAGATCTCAACCATCAACATTTTAAGAGTCGGGGTTCCGTTTAAAAGTGGGTTTCAAGACTTTCTGGATTGTAAAATCAACCCTCAAACCCAACAAGTTGTCGTGACTGGCTTCTGTGTGGACATTTTTGAAGCAGTCGTTCGTACTCTGCCTTACAGTCTCAAACATGAATTCATACCTTTCGTTGGGTCAGACGGCAAGAGTGCTGGAACGTATGATGATCTTCTTCGCAGCCTAGCCAacagg AAATATGATGCGGTGGTTGGAGACATTACAGTTAGTGCGAGCCGATCAGAATATGTTGACTTCACATTCCCATACACGGAGGCTGGTACTGCAATGATCGTTCGGATTAAGGATGAGAAGAAGAGCACATGGATCTTCATGAGACCACTTGAAAAAGAGCTTTGGATAGCAACGGGAGCATTATTTATCTACACAGGGATAGTGATATGGGTTTTGGAGCGTCGTGTCAACGAAGAATTCCGAGGCTCGTCTCGTGATCAAGTTGGAATGATCTTCTGGTTTTCCTTCTCCACACTTGTTTATGCCCACA GGGAGAAGTTAATGAGCAACTTGTCAAGATTTGTGGTGATCGTATGGGTGTTTGTGGTTCTAGTTTTGACCTCCAGCTACACAGCAAGCTTGACATCCATGTTAACCGTGCAACAACTTCAGCCTACTGATATCTTCCAGATCATGAGAAAAGGAGAATCAGTAGGATACCAACAGGGTTCATTTACTAGATATACGCTTAAGACAATAGGTTTCGATGATAGCAAGTTGAAAAGCTACGGCAGCTTTGAGCAATATGATGAGGCGCTCCAAAAAGGAAGTCAAAACGGAGGAGTTTCTGCAATTTTTGATGAGCTTCCGTATCTCAGGGCTTTCATGGTTAAATATTGTACCAAATATACCATGACTGGTTACACCAACAATACCGCAGGCTTTGGTTTT GCATTTCCAAAAGGATCACCGCTGGTCCACGATTTTTCTACAGCAGTCTTGCAAGTGAGAAAACATCAAACTGCGAACATTTCCATTCAATGGTTTGGAGAATCAGCTGGTTGTGATCAGAAGAATGAAACCTCAGTAGAACCTAATAGGCTAACGTTGGATAGGTTCAAGGGTCTGTTCTTCATTGCTATGTTATCATCAACCTCTGCTCTCGTGTTTTTCTTCTTCATGGTCTTGTATCAGAACAGAGAAATGTTGGTTTCCCATGATTCAATAGCCCAAAAGATTGTGGTTATTGCAAAAACATTCAATGAGTTTAAAGACAGTAAATCCCAAAACACAAGCGCAGCGGAAGCAGTGGATGAACCAGTTGGTGAAGACAATATCAGCAGTAGTCCGACAAGCGACCATCCAGAAGTTAGAGTTATCTCTCCTGGTGAAGATACCTCCTCTACTGAACCTGGGACTCCAGTTCCTGATACAATACAAGGGTTATCTACTACTGAACTCGGGACTCCAGGTCCCAACACCAATGGCCTACAAGTTGTAGAGACAACGACTCAAAACTAG
- the LOC122597804 gene encoding glutamate receptor 2.7-like isoform X2: METSIGKMTSTCILMAIHDFYEKHSNYTTMIHPHFRDSKQDNVRAASAAIDLLKNVQVMAILGPQTSSQAAFVIDIGNTSRVPIISPATSPSLSPTHNVYFIRIAPDSSSQLKPIAELIKYFGWREVALIYEDSEYGRGLVPYFTDVMLAIGTKLMPGTIIYPSASDDSILKKLYKLKGMQTRVFVVHALPALASHFFKKVTEAGMMVEGYVWIITEVLTSRLHSLDPTDIDLMQGVLGVKSYIPRSSDLITFEKRWKQEFWSQNPNYEMVELDMFGLWAYDSIFALAMALEKISSEAKTTFQREMESSTDLDTIGTSEIGSRLVPWIRNSSFKGLSGEFHVVDGQLQWSDYQIVNIIGMRENPIGFWTPKNGILKKLNNQTKGLRAIIWPGDSHVIPKGLKISTINILRVGVPFKSGFQDFLDCKINPQTQQVVVTGFCVDIFEAVVRTLPYSLKHEFIPFVGSDGKSAGTYDDLLRSLANRKYDAVVGDITVSASRSEYVDFTFPYTEAGTAMIVRIKDEKKSTWIFMRPLEKELWIATGALFIYTGIVIWVLERRVNEEFRGSSRDQVGMIFWFSFSTLVYAHREKLMSNLSRFVVIVWVFVVLVLTSSYTASLTSMLTVQQLQPTDIFQIMRKGESVGYQQGSFTRYTLKTIGFDDSKLKSYGSFEQYDEALQKGSQNGGVSAIFDELPYLRAFMVKYCTKYTMTGYTNNTAGFGFAFPKGSPLVHDFSTAVLQVRKHQTANISIQWFGESAGCDQKNETSVEPNRLTLDRFKGLFFIAMLSSTSALVFFFFMVLYQNREMLVSHDSIAQKIVVIAKTFNEFKDSKSQNTSAAEAVDEPVGEDNISSSPTSDHPEVRVISPGEDTSSTEPGTPVPDTIQGLSTTELGTPGPNTNGLQVVETTTQN; encoded by the exons ATGGAAACCAGCATTGGTAAGATGACTAGCACTTGCATTTTAATGGCGATACATGATTTCTATGAGAAGCACAGCAATTACACCACCATGATTCACCCACACTTTCGTGATTCCAAGCAAGACAACGTTCGAGCTGCTTCTGCAGCCATTGACCTCTTGAAAAATGTCCAAGTCATGGCGATTCTGGGACCCCAGACTTCCTCACAAGCAGCTTTCGTGATTGACATTGGCAACACATCAAGGGTTCCAATTATCTCACCCGCAACAAGCCCCTCCCTTTCCCCAACTCACAATGTCTATTTCATCCGTATTGCAcctgattcttcttctcaactTAAACCCATAGCAGAATTGATCAAATACTTTGGCTGGAGGGAAGTGGCGCTTATTTATGAAGATAGTGAATACGGAAGAGGCCTTGTTCCTTATTTCACTGATGTCATGTTGGCTATTGGTACCAAACTCATGCCGGGCACCATCATATATCCTTCTGCTTCAGATGATTCTATCCTTAAAAAACTCTACAAACTAAAGGGGATGCAGACCAGGGTCTTCGTGGTACATGCGTTACCAGCTTTGGCTTCACATTTTTTCAAGAAAGTAACTGAAGCAGGAATGATGGTAGAAGGGTATGTCTGGATTATCACGGAAGTTCTCACCAGTCGTTTGCATTCTTTGGATCCCACGGACATAGATTTGATGCAGGGCGTACTGGGTGTGAAGTCATATATCCCTAGGTCCAGCGACCTAATCACCTTTGAGAAAAGGTGGAAACAAGAATTCTGGAGTCAGAATCCAAACTACGAAATGGTGGAATTAGACATGTTCGGGTTATGGGCATATGATTCTATTTTTGCTCTAGCTATGGCGCTGGAAAAGATCTCAAGTGAAGCTAAGACTACCTTCCAGCGAGAAATGGAATCTTCAACAGATTTGGATACCATAGGAACCTCAGAGATAGGGTCGAGGCTCGTTCCATGGATCCGGAACTCAAGCTTTAAAGGGTTGAGTGGCGAGTTTCATGTTGTTGATGGACAACTGCAATGGTCAGACTACCAAATAGTTAACATAATAGGAATGCGGGAGAACCCTATCGGGTTTTGGACTCCCAAAAATGGCATCTTAAAGAAACTAAACAATCAAACCAAGGGTCTTAGGGCTATCATATGGCCCGGTGATAGTCATGTCATCCCTAAAGGCCTGAAGATCTCAACCATCAACATTTTAAGAGTCGGGGTTCCGTTTAAAAGTGGGTTTCAAGACTTTCTGGATTGTAAAATCAACCCTCAAACCCAACAAGTTGTCGTGACTGGCTTCTGTGTGGACATTTTTGAAGCAGTCGTTCGTACTCTGCCTTACAGTCTCAAACATGAATTCATACCTTTCGTTGGGTCAGACGGCAAGAGTGCTGGAACGTATGATGATCTTCTTCGCAGCCTAGCCAacagg AAATATGATGCGGTGGTTGGAGACATTACAGTTAGTGCGAGCCGATCAGAATATGTTGACTTCACATTCCCATACACGGAGGCTGGTACTGCAATGATCGTTCGGATTAAGGATGAGAAGAAGAGCACATGGATCTTCATGAGACCACTTGAAAAAGAGCTTTGGATAGCAACGGGAGCATTATTTATCTACACAGGGATAGTGATATGGGTTTTGGAGCGTCGTGTCAACGAAGAATTCCGAGGCTCGTCTCGTGATCAAGTTGGAATGATCTTCTGGTTTTCCTTCTCCACACTTGTTTATGCCCACA GGGAGAAGTTAATGAGCAACTTGTCAAGATTTGTGGTGATCGTATGGGTGTTTGTGGTTCTAGTTTTGACCTCCAGCTACACAGCAAGCTTGACATCCATGTTAACCGTGCAACAACTTCAGCCTACTGATATCTTCCAGATCATGAGAAAAGGAGAATCAGTAGGATACCAACAGGGTTCATTTACTAGATATACGCTTAAGACAATAGGTTTCGATGATAGCAAGTTGAAAAGCTACGGCAGCTTTGAGCAATATGATGAGGCGCTCCAAAAAGGAAGTCAAAACGGAGGAGTTTCTGCAATTTTTGATGAGCTTCCGTATCTCAGGGCTTTCATGGTTAAATATTGTACCAAATATACCATGACTGGTTACACCAACAATACCGCAGGCTTTGGTTTT GCATTTCCAAAAGGATCACCGCTGGTCCACGATTTTTCTACAGCAGTCTTGCAAGTGAGAAAACATCAAACTGCGAACATTTCCATTCAATGGTTTGGAGAATCAGCTGGTTGTGATCAGAAGAATGAAACCTCAGTAGAACCTAATAGGCTAACGTTGGATAGGTTCAAGGGTCTGTTCTTCATTGCTATGTTATCATCAACCTCTGCTCTCGTGTTTTTCTTCTTCATGGTCTTGTATCAGAACAGAGAAATGTTGGTTTCCCATGATTCAATAGCCCAAAAGATTGTGGTTATTGCAAAAACATTCAATGAGTTTAAAGACAGTAAATCCCAAAACACAAGCGCAGCGGAAGCAGTGGATGAACCAGTTGGTGAAGACAATATCAGCAGTAGTCCGACAAGCGACCATCCAGAAGTTAGAGTTATCTCTCCTGGTGAAGATACCTCCTCTACTGAACCTGGGACTCCAGTTCCTGATACAATACAAGGGTTATCTACTACTGAACTCGGGACTCCAGGTCCCAACACCAATGGCCTACAAGTTGTAGAGACAACGACTCAAAACTAG